The Henckelia pumila isolate YLH828 chromosome 2, ASM3356847v2, whole genome shotgun sequence genome includes a window with the following:
- the LOC140881105 gene encoding probable anion transporter 5 isoform X1, giving the protein MPYNGVATILESSCQSLFIELQILFFFFSHLRRDGCLLGLTVLKLLNLLVLLGSCTQLMCGFLHSRDQDKMKNTYIPKRYVIVFLTFICTCVCYIERVGFSIAYTAAADAAGVNQSSKGMILSTFYYGYACSQVPGGWAAQKIGGRRVLFLSFILWSLTCAFVPLDPNRVSVLVIARLLVGVAQGCIFPSIHTILAQWVPPHERSRSVSLTTSGMYFGAAAGMLVLPSLVKFRDPQFVFVVEAALGAIWSLLWFKYSSDPPRSDHPKAAAAGFGEPFLPITGNEKTILENRGHSVRTSKIPWKRIMCSLPIWAIVVNNFTFHYALYVLMNWLPTYFELGLQLSLQEMGSSKMMPYLNMFLFLNIGGVIADHLITRKILSVTRTRKLLNTVGFMVSSFALMALPLFRTADGVVFCSSVALGFLALGRAGFAVNHMDVAPRYAGIVMGVSNTAGTLAGIVGVDLTGRLLEAAKAARLDLSSPDSWTTVFVIPGSLCIFSALIFLLLSTGERIFD; this is encoded by the coding sequence ATGCCATATAATGGTGTGGCCACTATACTTGAATCCTCTTGTCAATCATTGTTCATTGaacttcaaattcttttttttttcttttctcatcTCAGGAGGGATGGATGCTTGCTTGGTTTGACTGTTTTAAAGTTGTTAAATTTGCTTGTATTGTTGGGGAGTTGTACACAATTAATGTGTGGGTTTCTCCATTCAAGAGATCAAGACAAAATGAAGAACACATATATCCCAAAGCGCTACGTGATAGTATTTTTGACATTCATCTGCACTTGTGTCTGCTACATAGAACGTGTGGGTTTCTCCATTGCATATACTGCTGCGGCTGATGCAGCAGGGGTAAATCAGTCAAGCAAGGGCATGATACTTTCAACATTCTACTATGGGTATGCCTGTTCTCAAGTTCCTGGTGGTTGGGCTGCTCAGAAAATAGGGGGAAGGCGTGTCCTGTTtctttcatttattttatggtCTCTGACTTGTGCATTCGTTCCACTAGACCCTAATCGAGTTTCAGTCCTGGTCATAGCCCGCCTGCTTGTTGGAGTGGCCCAAGGCTGCATTTTTCCCTCCATTCACACCATTCTAGCTCAGTGGGTGCCACCGCATGAGAGGTCGAGATCTGTTTCTCTAACCACTTCAGGGATGTATTTTGGTGCAGCTGCTGGGATGCTTGTTCTCCCAAGTCTCGTCAAGTTTCGGGATCCGCAATTTGTATTTGTTGTTGAAGCTGCTTTAGGTGCCATATGGTCTTTACTGTGGTTTAAGTATTCCAGTGACCCTCCTCGTTCTGATCATCCAAAGGCTGCAGCTGCTGGTTTTGGGGAACCCTTTCTACCCATCACGGGGAATGAAAAGACAATACTCGAAAACAGAGGACATTCTGTTAGAACATCAAAAATTCCGTGGAAGAGAATTATGTGCAGCTTGCCAATTTGGGCAATAGTGGTAAATAATTTTACTTTCCATTATGCTCTTTATGTACTCATGAATTGGCTCCCGACATATTTTGAGCTGGGCCTCCAGCTAAGCCTACAAGAAATGGGTTCCTCTAAGATGATGCCTTATCTTAACATGTTTCTTTTCTTAAATATTGGTGGGGTGATTGCAGATCACTTGATTACGAGGAAAATTTTGTCTGTGACTAGAACGAGAAAGCTTTTAAACACTGTGGGATTTATGGTATCCTCTTTTGCTCTGATGGCTCTTCCCTTGTTCAGAACAGCCGATGGGGTTGTGTTCTGTTCTTCTGTGGCTCTCGGTTTCTTGGCACTCGGAAGAGCTGGTTTTGCGGTGAACCACATGGATGTTGCTCCGAGATATGCAGGGATCGTTATGGGGGTCTCTAATACAGCTGGCACCTTAGCTGGAATAGTTGGGGTTGATCTTACTGGCAGACTTCTCGAAGCTGCCAAGGCGGCTCGGTTGGATTTATCAAGTCCTGATAGCTGGACAACAGTTTTTGTAATCCCGGGTTCTCTCTGCATCTTCAGTGCGCTTATTTTTCTTCTACTGTCGACGGGAGAGAGGATTTTTGACTGA
- the LOC140881105 gene encoding probable anion transporter 5 isoform X2 yields MCGFLHSRDQDKMKNTYIPKRYVIVFLTFICTCVCYIERVGFSIAYTAAADAAGVNQSSKGMILSTFYYGYACSQVPGGWAAQKIGGRRVLFLSFILWSLTCAFVPLDPNRVSVLVIARLLVGVAQGCIFPSIHTILAQWVPPHERSRSVSLTTSGMYFGAAAGMLVLPSLVKFRDPQFVFVVEAALGAIWSLLWFKYSSDPPRSDHPKAAAAGFGEPFLPITGNEKTILENRGHSVRTSKIPWKRIMCSLPIWAIVVNNFTFHYALYVLMNWLPTYFELGLQLSLQEMGSSKMMPYLNMFLFLNIGGVIADHLITRKILSVTRTRKLLNTVGFMVSSFALMALPLFRTADGVVFCSSVALGFLALGRAGFAVNHMDVAPRYAGIVMGVSNTAGTLAGIVGVDLTGRLLEAAKAARLDLSSPDSWTTVFVIPGSLCIFSALIFLLLSTGERIFD; encoded by the coding sequence ATGTGTGGGTTTCTCCATTCAAGAGATCAAGACAAAATGAAGAACACATATATCCCAAAGCGCTACGTGATAGTATTTTTGACATTCATCTGCACTTGTGTCTGCTACATAGAACGTGTGGGTTTCTCCATTGCATATACTGCTGCGGCTGATGCAGCAGGGGTAAATCAGTCAAGCAAGGGCATGATACTTTCAACATTCTACTATGGGTATGCCTGTTCTCAAGTTCCTGGTGGTTGGGCTGCTCAGAAAATAGGGGGAAGGCGTGTCCTGTTtctttcatttattttatggtCTCTGACTTGTGCATTCGTTCCACTAGACCCTAATCGAGTTTCAGTCCTGGTCATAGCCCGCCTGCTTGTTGGAGTGGCCCAAGGCTGCATTTTTCCCTCCATTCACACCATTCTAGCTCAGTGGGTGCCACCGCATGAGAGGTCGAGATCTGTTTCTCTAACCACTTCAGGGATGTATTTTGGTGCAGCTGCTGGGATGCTTGTTCTCCCAAGTCTCGTCAAGTTTCGGGATCCGCAATTTGTATTTGTTGTTGAAGCTGCTTTAGGTGCCATATGGTCTTTACTGTGGTTTAAGTATTCCAGTGACCCTCCTCGTTCTGATCATCCAAAGGCTGCAGCTGCTGGTTTTGGGGAACCCTTTCTACCCATCACGGGGAATGAAAAGACAATACTCGAAAACAGAGGACATTCTGTTAGAACATCAAAAATTCCGTGGAAGAGAATTATGTGCAGCTTGCCAATTTGGGCAATAGTGGTAAATAATTTTACTTTCCATTATGCTCTTTATGTACTCATGAATTGGCTCCCGACATATTTTGAGCTGGGCCTCCAGCTAAGCCTACAAGAAATGGGTTCCTCTAAGATGATGCCTTATCTTAACATGTTTCTTTTCTTAAATATTGGTGGGGTGATTGCAGATCACTTGATTACGAGGAAAATTTTGTCTGTGACTAGAACGAGAAAGCTTTTAAACACTGTGGGATTTATGGTATCCTCTTTTGCTCTGATGGCTCTTCCCTTGTTCAGAACAGCCGATGGGGTTGTGTTCTGTTCTTCTGTGGCTCTCGGTTTCTTGGCACTCGGAAGAGCTGGTTTTGCGGTGAACCACATGGATGTTGCTCCGAGATATGCAGGGATCGTTATGGGGGTCTCTAATACAGCTGGCACCTTAGCTGGAATAGTTGGGGTTGATCTTACTGGCAGACTTCTCGAAGCTGCCAAGGCGGCTCGGTTGGATTTATCAAGTCCTGATAGCTGGACAACAGTTTTTGTAATCCCGGGTTCTCTCTGCATCTTCAGTGCGCTTATTTTTCTTCTACTGTCGACGGGAGAGAGGATTTTTGACTGA
- the LOC140878753 gene encoding uncharacterized protein: MDLMNRVFRDSLDNFVVVFIDDILVYSRNVDEHPFHLRTILQILRESKTEAILNCLRPTTVSEIRSFLGMAGYYRRFMENFSQIAKPLTQLTRKDVPFVWTSKCEESFHELRCRLTTAPVLALPSESGGFVVHTDASLREKCCSLGFTFRHKKEQQGVRVSLVLAKLALYTRIRESQVVDPKMQKLARLAQDGNTSGFHLQNDGLLCLSGRVVVPDDSTLREEILSQAHRSRFFVHPGSTKMYKDLRTSDRYPRFASRFWGSFQRALGTTLSLSTAYHPETDRQSERTIRTLEDMLRATVMDFGPAWHDHLALVEFCYNNSYHNNIGMAPFEALYGRRCRTPLFWDEIGKHQVECPQMIQQMIDAVEMIRKRIKAS; encoded by the exons atggatttgatgaacagagtATTTCGCGACTCTTTGGATAATTTcgtggtagtgttcatcgatgatatcctGGTGTATTCTCGCAATGTTGACGAGCACCCTTTCCATCTCCGTACAATATTGCAGATACTGAGAGAGAG TAAGACGGAAGCCATTTTGAACTGTttgcgtccgacgacagtttcagagattcgtagttttcttgGGATGGCAGGCTACTATCGGAGATTCATGGAGAACTTTTCTCAGATTGCTAAGCCTTTGACGCAGCTGACGAGGAAGGATGTACCTTTCGTTTGGACGTCGAAGTGCGAGGAGAGTTTTCACGAGTTGCGGTGCCGTCTGACTACAGCTCCAGTATTGGCTCTACCGTCAGAATCAGGTGGCTTTGTAGTtcacaccgatgcttctctccgag AgaagtgttgttccttgggtttcacttttCGACACAAGAAGGAACAACAGGGAGTTCGCGTTTCGTTGGTGCTTGCCAAACTAGCCTTGTATACTCGTATACGTGAGTCGCAGGTCGTTGATCCAAAGATGCAGAAGTTAGCCCGATTGGCTCAGGATgggaatacttctggttttcatttgCAGAATGATGGTCTGTTGTGCCTCTCTGGACGTGTGGTAGTTCCTGATGATTCCACACTACGAGAGGAGATTCTGTCACAGGCTCACCGTAGTAGATTTTTTGTGCATCCAGGCAGCACGAAAATGTACAAAGATCTACGTACgag CGACAGATATCCGAGGTTtgcttctagattttggggtagtttccagcgagctctTGGTACTACTCTGagtctgagtacagcttatcatccggAGACCGACAGGCAGAGTGAGAGGACCATTCGTACtctcgaggatatgcttcgagcgacagtgatggattttggaccAGCGTGGCATGACCACTTGGCTTTGGTAGAATTTTgttataacaacagttaccacaacaacattggcatggcaccattcgagGCCTTATATGGACGCCGCTGTCGTacgcctttgttttgggacgaaaTTGGCAAACATCAAGTCGAATGTccacagatgattcagcagatgatcgATGCAGTGGAGATGATCCGTAAGAGGATTAAGGCATCCTAG
- the LOC140878754 gene encoding uncharacterized protein, whose translation MGSKVLANCLVVGCSLDFEGYQLSANLMILAMEAFDCIVGIDLLTTYRAIVDCYQRFVQFHPENGEACYFYGEGSRPPMPVVFALKARCALEFGGEDYLIYAIDAYLEGPYIQEIPIVREFPDVFPEEIPGLPPVREIEFGIELVPGTASISRAPYRLAPSDMRELHNQLQYLLDKG comes from the coding sequence ATGGGTAGCAAGGTCTTAGCTAATTGTCTAGTGGTTGGTTGCTCTCTGGATTTTGAGGggtatcagcttagtgctaacctgatgatcctAGCTATGGAGGCTTTTGACTGCATTGTTGGGATTGATCTCTTAACTACCTAcagagcgatagtggattgctatcagcggtttgttcagtttcatcCTGAGAATGGCGAGGCATgttatttctatggtgagggatcacgacccccgatgccagtggttttcGCTCTGAAAGCCCGATGTGCTTTAGAGTTTGGCGGGGAagactaccttatctacgccatcgaTGCATATTTGGAGGGAccatacatccaggagatacccATAGTCCGTGAGTTTCCCGATGTGTTTCCAGAAGAGATTCCAGGCTTaccaccagtgagggagatcgagtttggcattgagttagtgccagggacagCATCGATTTCTAGAGCTCCGTACCGTTTAGCACCCTCTGATATGAGAGAGTTGCATAATCAACTTCAATATCTTCTTGACAAGGGCTAA
- the LOC140878752 gene encoding uncharacterized protein, with the protein MLPRKYPSGSAKRKKKETKKKITQSMKGSMDKFVLKETNVVQEILIDNFNDQNAQENRSEEQIEAGYVANTMGIDEDKRNNEESERIEFIDHSLNIFDPRVWESLDTKMKDLLVEKGPIKEVNFEYPRDELGRNFSSEYYNIVLPNKTSHEKKWLVYSKELDKVFCFCCKLFKTLQSRSQLAEEGSRDWKHLSEKLREHEKSREHLANLRSMVELQVRLRKNETIVKELQEQIKNETHRWRRVLTRIVAVVKCLAKNIFSFRGKNENLEDNSKGNFLGLIEMIGEFDPIMQEHRRLIKGKEIHHHYLSHKIQNELITNISLKVKNVVIEKIKKAKYYSVILDCTTDASHKEQMTLILRCVDVSCIPVKIEEYFIEFLNVENTSGLSLFNELCAALDSFGLYIDNIRGQGYDNGSNMRGRHQGVQKRLLDINPIAFYMPCVFSNSTKRWSILLDCLDNLTLKSLCTKRWESHIESVKAIKSQVGQIREALLKVADLTDDARLSRDARLLATRELSSFEFFSRLVIWYDILYNINSVCKSLQSETMHIDVAVKQLKGLVSFFENYREEGFASAINSAKKIASNIGVDPVFPERRQTSRKRQFVEIANTEREPQIAEERFRTDYFLVVVDISLLELRSRFEQLNSFEAMFGFLMDGGQLMALDEDYLRKYCVNLESALKKNDVFDIDANDLLLELQMLQSMLPLEAYDTNKSWTSIKILEFALKMEVFPLVVVAYQILLTIHVTVASAERSFFKLKLLKSYLRTTMSQERLNGLATLCIEKDILEDISYDDIIDDFASKNARRVRFK; encoded by the exons ATGTTGCCTAGAAAATACCCATCTGGAAGTgctaaaaggaaaaaaaaggaAACGAAAAAGAAGATTACTCAATCAATGAAAGGTTCGATGGATAAGTTTGTTTTGAAAGAAACGAATGTAGTGCAAGAAATTTTGATTGACAATTTTAATGATCAGAACGCCCAAGAAAATCGTTCTGAAGAACAAATAGAAGCTGGTTATGTTGCAAACACTATGGGTATTGATGAAGACAAAAGAAATAATGAGGAAAGTGAAAGAATAGAATTTATAGATCATTCTCTGAATATATTTGATCCAAGAGTTTGGGAGAGTCTTGATacaaaaatgaaggatttactcGTTGAAAAAGGCCCAATTAAAGAGGTTAATTTTGAGTACCCTCGTGATGAACTTGGTAGAAATTTTTCCTCGGAGTATTATAACATAGTGCTTCCAAACAAAACAAGTCATGAGAAAAAATGGCTAGTTTATTCAAAGGAGTTAGATAAAGTATTTTGTTTCTGTTGTAAGCTTTTCAAAACACTACAATCACGAAGTCAATTAGCAGAAGAGGGATCTAGAGACTGGAAACATTTAAGCGAGAAGCTTAGAGAACACGAAAAAAGTCGTGAACATCTTGCTAATTTGAGATCTATGGTGGAGTTACAAGTGAGATTGAGAAAAAATGAAACAATTGTCAAAGAATTGCAGGAACAGATTAAAAATGAGACACACCGTTGGAGAAGGGTTTTGACCAGAATTGTAGCAGTTGTAAAATGTTtggctaaaaatattttctccttCCGTGGAAAGAATGAAAATTTGGAGGATAATTCAAAAGGTAATTTTCTGGGCCTGATTGAGATGATTGGCGAGTTTGATCCTATAATGCAAGAACATCGTCGGCTCATTAAAGGAAAAGAAATTCATCATCATTACCTCagtcataaaattcaaaatgagTTGATAACAAATATATCATTAAAGGTCAAAAATGTTGTCATTGAAAAAATTAAGAAAGCAAAGTATTATTCAGTGATACTTGATTGTACTACTGATGCAAGTCACAAGGAACAAATGACTTTAATATTACGGTGTGTTGATGTCTCATGTATTCCAGTAAAAATTGAGGAGTACTTTATAGAATTTCTGAATGTTGAAAATACGAGTGGATTGAGCCTTTTCAATGAATTGTGTGCTGCATTGGACTCTTTTGGACTTTATATTGATAATATTAGAGGACAAGGTTATGATAATGGCTCCAACATGAGAGGAAGACATCAGGGTGTTCAAAAAAGATTGCTTGATATAAATCCGATAGCCTTTTATATGCCATGTG TGTTCTCCAATTCTACAAAACGTTGGAGTATTCTACTTGATTGTTTGGATAATTTGACGCTTAAGTCATTGTGCACCAAGAGGTGGGAAAGTCATATCGAAAGCGTCAAGGCCATTAAGTCACAAGTTGGGCAAATCAGAGAAGCTTTACTTAAGGTAGCAGATTTAACTGATGATGCAAGATTGTCGAGAGATGCCAGATTGTTAGCAACACGTGAACTTAGTagctttgaatttttttcaagATTGGTAATTTGGTATGATATTCTCTACAACATAAACTCGGTTTGTAAATCCTTACAATCTGAAACTATGCATATTGATGTTGCAGTGAAACAGTTGAAAGGGCTTGTTTCTTTTTTTGAGAATTACAGGGAAGAAGGATTTGCATCTGCCATAAATTCTGCTAAAAAAATTGCTTCCAATATAGGAGTTGATCCTGTATTTCCCGAGCGACGACAAACTTCTAGAAAGAGACAATTTGTTGAGATTGCTAATACTGAAAGAGAACCACAAATAGCTGAAGAACGTTTTAGGACTGATTATTTTCTTGTTGTGGTAGATATTTCTCTTTTGGAGTTGAGGAGTAGGTTTGAGCAATTGAATTCTTTCGAAGCTATGTTTGGATTCTTGATGGATGGAGGACAGTTAATGGCATTGGATGAAGACTATTTGAGAAAATATTGTGTGAATCTTGAATCTGCTTTGAAAAAGAATGATGTGTTTGATATTGATGCTAATGACCTGCTTTTAGAATTACAAATGTTGCAAAGCATGCTACCTCTAGAAGCATATGACACAAATAAATCTTGGACATCCATTAAAATTTTAGAGTTTGCATTGAAAATGGAAGTTTTTCCTTTGGTCGTGGTTGCCtatcaaattttattgactATTCATGTGACTGTAGCATCAGCTGAGAGGAGCTTTTTCAAGttgaaattattgaaatctTATTTAAGAACCACAATGAGTCAAGAGAGACTAAATGGTTTAGCGACTCTCTGCATCGAGAAAGACATATTGGAGGATATATCTTACGACGACATAATTGATGACTTTGCTTCAAAAAACGCAAGAAGAGTGcgttttaaataa